Proteins from a genomic interval of Flammeovirgaceae bacterium SG7u.111:
- a CDS encoding arginine-tRNA-protein transferase: protein MEAHHLVWINDQKELDTISPAALDKSLALGWRHFGSYFFRYSLSVYDDQLCKVLPLRVSLPHYSHSKSFRKIRSKNKVFQTSINPIQIDIDSIQLFEQHKTKFKESVPNSIYNFLSEEPATKPCEAKEVRVYDGEKLIAQSFFDIGKGSISSIYGMYDLNYSTYSLGIYTMLVEIDYALELGKPFYYHGYCYDTPSFYDYKKRFAGTQYYDWKNNWYFFINKL, encoded by the coding sequence ATGGAAGCACACCACCTAGTTTGGATTAACGATCAGAAGGAACTGGATACAATTAGCCCTGCGGCTCTTGACAAATCACTCGCCTTGGGCTGGCGGCATTTTGGAAGCTATTTTTTCAGATATAGCCTAAGTGTTTATGACGATCAACTTTGCAAAGTCCTTCCTCTCAGGGTTAGCTTGCCACATTATTCCCACTCTAAGAGCTTCCGTAAAATACGTTCGAAGAACAAAGTCTTCCAGACAAGTATAAACCCTATCCAAATTGATATTGATTCAATCCAGCTTTTTGAGCAACACAAAACAAAGTTTAAAGAAAGCGTACCCAACAGTATTTATAACTTTCTTTCGGAAGAACCAGCTACAAAACCCTGTGAGGCAAAAGAGGTTCGTGTTTATGATGGCGAAAAACTAATAGCCCAAAGCTTTTTCGATATTGGCAAAGGAAGTATTTCAAGCATTTATGGAATGTACGATCTGAATTACTCAACTTATAGCCTTGGAATTTACACTATGCTAGTAGAAATAGACTATGCACTTGAACTAGGTAAGCCTTTTTATTACCACGGCTACTGCTACGACACCCCTTCTTTTTACGACTATAAAAAGCGCTTCGCTGGAACTCAATATTACGACTGGAAAAACAATTGGTATTTTTTCATAAATAAATTGTAA